The following DNA comes from Rhinatrema bivittatum chromosome 17, aRhiBiv1.1, whole genome shotgun sequence.
ATCGTGCACTGAAAGAGCTCGACAATCAATATGATATATCTACCCATGGGATCCTTAATTTCTTGTTTAATAGAAAGAGGCAATCGCTTATGTATTAAAATAGCTACACCAGCAGATTTAGTGGTAGCTGAGGCAAAGTGTACCGACCATCAGGCAGTATTTAATGCAGCACCTCCAGTGATCATAGGGCAGATCTTACAtgtcattttctttccttgcttTAGTAAGCTTTCTATTTCATCCAGGTTTAATTATTTGTTGCAGTTTGCCACATGGCAATTGGGTGTGTCCCCCTCGGATTCCAAGTAGCAAAAAACTGGGCCAGTATTTTCCCAACCAGTATGCCACGGCTTACTGGTAGGCCTTAAGCCCTGATCAGATGTGCTATGAAAAGGTCATCACTGACTGATATTCAGATCAGGCCAGCACCAATCACCAGCATTGGCTCTTAAAGCATGTAGGAATTCCTTTGTGAGAATGTGGGTAATCATTAAATGCCTCTTCCATCATGCTATTGCATGAGCTCTGGAGTGGGCTACATGCAGGGCACAGATAGATTGGTCCCACTTTGTGCAACATATAAATGCACACAGCatctcctcatctttctccatgAGAGTCTTCCTTTTGAGTCCtttcagcctctgtcttatccccaggcctGCAcatgagcactggatgtgactcatccTGAGCTGGCGGGCAATGCTCCAATTAGAACAATTCAGCCTCCTAAAAGGCATTACTATAGCTGGTTTTCTCCCAGCACCGTGATGTGCCTGATATGGATGACCATTTGATTTGCCTTTCCTGCATCTTTGCCTTTAATGTCATAGATCTTAACTCTTATTTTCAAACTTAATTTGcatgcagacattttaaagtacaTTTATTTGTATCTCTAACTTTACATGCATCCAGTATTACTAGGGGGTCTGCCTCCTGCACTTGCATGTGTCATTCTTTTCTTTAGCAGGTCATTTATGGCATTCAGGCACCCATCTCCAGTAATTCACCCCTGGCAGCAGCATGTGTGCCACTGGGCCTTTCAACAGTGCATACATGTCATGTCTCTCTGCATTGGCAATGATATAAAATTCGCTGTCAGCTTTTGGTCTGTATTGTATTTGGGGCATTTGGTTTTCAGGCTCCCATACGAGTCCTGTTTGCAGTTCCCGAGTGAATTGACCTATATCACCTTGAAGACGATTACTACATCCTCTTGAGCCTAAATGTTACGCACATATTCACATGGATGAGGTCAGTATAGAACTAGCTTGTCTGTTCTTGCCAATGGCATTCTACCTGTCAAGACTTGTACATATAATACATTTTATAAGAGTATTTGCGATGGCTTCCAGCAGTAGTTGCTCTTCATGCCAATTTCTCTTCTCTGAGCTATTGCCCCAGCTAATGATCTGTTGTTTTCCAGGCAGAACAGTTCTTATTCAAATGGTCAACAAGGTGACGATGTAAGCTTGCACAGCATTGGTGCTCTCTCATGGTTAATCTCCTCATTCAGGCAGGTGAATTCAAATGTGATTCGTACGCACCCCTGGTCTAGTCTTGAGTGCAGGTATGCAAGCTTTGGAGGAACCTGGTAAAAGGTAATCCAGTTATTTTTTGGGCATGTCATTATTTTTTAGTTTCCAGTATGCATTATAATCTCCCCGTCTCTGTGATATGGCTATAAGTTCTTGGTGAGATCCCGCGGCTTTATTAACTCACGCTATATAACAGTAAGTGAGCTCTGCTCTTGCTCTGAACCAGGGCATCATCGCACTGCAGATCTTCCACCAGTAAACAAGAATACCGTAGATTTACAGGATTATCAGAGGGATGAGGCTTTGATAGCCCAGGGTCCCCATGGCAGAAAATTGCATTAGCATGATGCGTACTAAGCACATGTAACCCTTTTCTGGTGGAACACATATCTGGGGCTACTTCTTTAATCTCTTCCCCATTTCCCTATATCCCAAGGAGTGGATTCTTTACTCATGGGGGAAATAATAAGCTTGGTTCTCTGTTATTGTCCCTTTTAGTGTTAGTACAGttgcaggaacaggcaggacactgGGTGGGTGTTCAAAAGAAATTTTGCTTGGATTTGTCAGAAGTAAATAAAGTCCAATCACATAGAAAATGATTTCCACTATACTTCTGTGTTCCAATGGTGTATTTTCAGTGTGCTTTCCCACTGTCCTCGGCGTGGGGTGTCCCAAGTACTACCCCCTGGGATGTAGCTTACCCTTCCTTCTTCTGAATTGCCCAATTCCAGCATGGCCTGGGAATCCTAAATGAAGacccaatggggtagattttataattttgtgcgagcgcgtacttttgttcgcgcaccaggcgcgaacaagagtacgcgggatttcaatagatacgcgcgtagccattaaaatctgggatcggcgcgcacaaggctgccgattttgggcagcctgcacgcgccgagccgcgcagcctgcctccgttccatctgaggccgctccgaaatcggatggAACTGATGGATTTATGGATGGTATTGACGGATTTacacctgccggaggcagacgtaaatctgcgcgcaccagcgggctgctggcgcgccatcacccgacccgggggctgttccggagggcgcgaccacgcccccggaacgtccccgggctgaaaccacgcccgcggcgccgcccccgaaacgtcgcgtcacccgcgccacgcccccgaaacaccgcgtctcCATGCAAGCACTCTccatgcaagtcccgggacttacgcgcgtcccggggtttgtgtgcgccgctgagcctatggaaaataggctcggcgcaagcagaggggggggggttggggtaggttttcggggagtacgtgtgtacccctttgaaaatctacccctttaagcCCCAAAACAAGTATCTGTCCTCCAACCTAGTCCACAGATGTCAGCATGCCTGTGTTCTTTGTTCCTGGGAGTAGAGATCCAAATTTGAGTCTCTCAGCATGTTGAGCTATTTTTTACTTGGATTCACCTACAATGACCCCTCTTGAGAAGAGGTCCAAATCTATGACTGCCCTGCTTCAAATGTGAAGAGGGATGGTGGTAACTTTCTCCTGaccaaaataggaaaaaacagtgTCTGCTTTTCCACTCAGATGAAGACAGTCACAGGAACCCCTTATGTGATGGAGGGGCTGTCTCGAATCTTCTGCTCCCTGGCCTCTTGATACAGGGCATATCCCTCACACATGAAGATCcagggtctctctctttctcagccaAAAATCCACAAATTATCCAACATCCAATAATTAGCTTCTCAAACTGGAGGAATATCCTCCCAGGCAGGGAGTGTGCTATGCAGAATCTCCTTGTTGTCCACACAACCCAAGTTAGGTGGGTAGACTCCAATCTGGACAGGGACAAACAAAAACCAGCTCCTCAATCTCTGAAAACCAAAAGACCACCCATCAACTAGCCTGACCCTCTCTTTTAGGCAGGGATTAATTCATCTAGGACAAACCCCAGGGGGAACTGCTGATAGGATGTTTTCTCCCACACTGCTTTCTCTCTACGAAAGGGCTCTAGGACTACCTGGTGGAGACCAGGTCCACACATGCATGACCTGCAAATCAAGCAAGGGCGTGGTCACTCTAGGGATTACAGATTGACTAATGGTTGAATTGGTTATGTAATTGGTTAGAGAATATGCTTAATGTTTGAAGTGGTCATGGAATTTTGACATATGCTCCAGCTATATCCATCCAATTGAGATCTTCATTTTGAATAATGTCATGCAGAGAGCTTCATTTGTGGTTAAGTGACTATAATTGGGGAAGGGAAAtagaggatggggggagggaaggggtgagatggGAAATATTTGAGTTAAAAAGAAGAGGTGAGAATGCACCTGACACGGTTGTGTATTACAGTGGGACTTATATATTGAAGATTGCTAAGGGTCTTGTTACTTTATCCTGAATGTAAAGTCACTAAGTTAAAAATAAGTTCTTTGATCTGCTTGTGTGTAATTGCTCAGTGACTTTGCAGCTCTTCATTCCCAATTACCTTAAAATAGAATCCAAAGCTCAGGATATGCTTGTTCATAACTTGTCACCAAATAATTGAGATCATAAGATGTCTGTTTCATGATATTAGTTAtggagaaaaaacattttcagtgtaaaaaaaaaagtgattttgatCAGACTCAGTGTTACAATAACAATATGATTCTTTTCATTGCAAGGCTCTTTAACATAAATGTGTTTCTAGGGATATGGGAACCAACTTTTCATAATTGGGGATGGTTAAACTCAACACAAAATACTCCTTTCGACACAGTGAAGGAAACTGCACCCACAGATCTGGCATCTATgcatagggagggtcattttcaaaagcctttctgTGGGTATTACAGTGCTTTATCCATAGAAATGACCTGTTAACCTGCATAGTGGGCAGACAAGTTTTTAAAGTGCATGCATTCCTGGGAGTGTCACTGAGGAGGGatttggatttatgcacatactttcagattttaaaaagtatgtgggTATTAAAAACTTCTGCAACCCCAATTagtaggtgtaattgtgtgtgggtagttttgatgggtcaattttcaaagccacaatACGTGCATGAGATCACTTGAAAATTGGTAACTTATGCATGCTTTTGCTGATTTTCCTATCCAAGccattacaaaattaccccatagataatattgtttgaaaattgtccaagaAAGTATTGCCCAAagagatttgcacctgccttTTCTGTGGATATTTTTTCTCCTGAAACACAAAGCTCATATTTtagaacaggggtaggcaactctggtcctggagagccacaaagaggtctggttttcaggacatccacaatgcaCATAAAGACaaacttaaaaaaacccaaacctaaaatagaaaaaaaaagtttgtgtctTACCAGAGGAAAGGTGAAGTGACTGTGGAACTGGGTGGCAGTGTCGTCGTGGAATGGCTTGTGAAAGGTGTTCTGTGAGAGCTGAATGTTGAAGTGGATGTTCTTTTGGGAATAATAGTTGAGGTGGACATCATGATGGGAGAGACTGTAGAAATGGATCTTGTCGTGGGAGAAGATATAGATGTTGTCAGGACAGTGGAGGCAGTGGAAGTAAAAATTGTTTCAGTTGGTGTGATTTCTGTAGATATTGATGCAGTTTCAGTTGGTGTGGTTTCTGTGAGGGTTGATCTGGATATAACAGTGCTTGTACTTAATGTAGAAGAGGACATAGTGAAAGGGGATACTGAAGTAGTGGATCTGCTACTGGGAGTTATTGTTGAGGTGGATTTAGAAGGTGAGGTAATAGGAGTTGTCACAGGAGCAGATGTAGTAGTGTATGTTGAGATGGGTGTGGTTGTAGGGGTGACTGTTGAAGTAGATGCATATTGAGTTCCTGTTGCAGTAGATGTGGAAGTTGCTGTTGATGTGGATGAACTGGACTTTGTGGTAGAAGTTGGTGTTGAAGTGGTGGTAGGAGTTGAGGTGGATGTGGTGGGGGTTTTTGAGGTGGATGCAGTGGATGTGGTAGTGGGGGTCATTGTGGATGAAGTGTATGTGGTGCTGGGGATTATTGAAGTGGATAAAGTGGATGTGGTAGTTGAGGTGGATGTAGTATTCATAGTGGTGGGGCTTGTTGAGGTAAATGTAGTAGATGTGGTGCTGGGAGTCACTATTGAGGATGTGGTGGATGTGGCTGTGGGTGTTACTGTTGAGGTGGACATAGTGCTAGGAGTTGAGGTGGATGTAGTGGTTGTGGTGGGGGTTACTGTTGAGGTGGATACAGTGGTTGTGGTGGGGGTTACTGTTGAGGTGGATATAGTGGATGTGGTGAGGGTTACTGTTGAGGTGGAAGTTGTGGTGCGGGTTGTGGTGTATGTGCTGGGGGTGGTTGTGGTGGGGGTTGCAGTTGAGGTGGACGTAGTGGTGGGGGTAATTGTTGAGGTTGACGTGGTGGGGGTTGTGGATGTAGTCAATGTGGTGGGGGTTACTGTTGAGGTGGCTATAGTGGTGGGGGTTTCTGTTGGGGTGgatgttgtggtggtggttgtggatGTAGTCAATGTGGTGGGGGTTACTGTTGAGGTGGACGTAGTGGTAGGGGTTACTGTTGAGGTGGACGTAGTGGTGTGAGTTGAGGTGGACGTAGTCGTGGGGGTTACTGTTGAGGTGGATGTAGTGGTGGGAGATGAGGTGGATAGTAGTAATGGGAGTTGAGGTGGACATGGTGGTGGGGGTGGTTGAGGTGGACATAGTCAATGTGGGGGTTACTGTTGAGGTGGACGTAGTGGTGTGAGTTGAGGTGGACGAAGTGGTGGGGGTTACAGTTGAGGTGGATGTAGTAGTGGGGGTTACTGTTGAGGTGGACGTAGTGGTGGGGGTTGAGGTGGACGTAGTGGTGGAGGTAATTGTTGAGGTTGATGTGGTGGGGGTTACTGTTGAGGTGGCTATAGTGGTGGGGGTTTCTGTTGGGGTGGATGTTGTGGTGGTTGTGGATGTAGTCAATGTGGTGGGGGTTACTGTTGAGGTGGACGTAGTGGTGGGGGTAATTGTTGAGGTGGACGTAGTGGTGGGGGTTGTGGTGGATGATGTTGATGTGGTGGGGGTTACTGTTGAGGTGGACGTAGTGGTGTGAGTTGAGGTGGACGTAGTCATTGGGGTTAATGTTGAGGTGGGTGTAGTGGATGTGGTGGGGGTTACTGTTGAGGTGGATGTAGTGGTGTGAGTTGAGGTGGATGTAGTGGTTGGGGTTACTGTTGAGGTGGATGTAGTGGTGGGAGTTGAGGTGGATGTAGTGGTGGGAGTTGAGGTGGATGAAGTGGTGGGAGTTAAGGTGGacgtggtggtgggggtggttgAGGTGGACATAGGCGATGTGGGGGTTACTGTTGAGGTGGACGTAGTGCTAGGCATTGAGGTGGACGTAGTGGTGGGGGTTACTGTTGAGGTGGACATACTGATGTGAGTTGAGGTGGATGTAGTCGTGGGGGTTACTGTTGAGGTGGACGTAGTGGTGTGAGTTGAGGTGGACATAGTGGTGGGGGTTACTGTTGAGGTGGATGTAGTGGTGGGAGTTGAGGTGGACGTAGTGGTTGATGTCCTGGGGGTTACTGTTGAGGTGGACGTAGTGGTGGGGGTAATTGTTGAAGTTGACGTGGTGGGGGTTGTGGATGTTGTCAATGTGGTGGGGGTTACTGTTGAGGTGGCTATAGTGGTGGGGGTTACTGTTGGGGTGGATGTTGTGGTGAGGGGTTGTGGATGTAGTCAATGTGGTGGGGGTTACTGTTGAGGTGGACGAAGTGGTGGGGGTTACTGTTGAGGTGGACGTAGTGGTGTGAGTTGAGGTGGATGTAGTGGTGGGAGTTGAGGTGgatgtggtggtgggggtggttgAGGTGGACATAGTCGATGTGGGGGTTACTGTTGGGGTGGATGTAGTAGTGTGAGTTGTGGTGGACGTAGTGGTTGATGTCCTGGGGGTTACTGTTGAGGTAGACGTAGTGGTGGGGGTAATTGTTGAAGTTGACATGGTGGGGGTTGTGGATGTAGTCAATGTGGTGGGGGTTACTGTTGAGGTGGCTATAGTGGTGGGGGTTACTGTTGGGGTGGATGTTGTGGTGGGGGTTGTGGATGTAGTCAATGTGGTGGGGGTTACTGTTGAGATGGACGTAGTGGTGGGGGTTGAGGTGGATGATGTTGATGTCATGGGGGTTACTGTTGAGGTGGACGTAGTGGTGTGAGTTGAGGTGGACGTAGACATGGGGGTTACTGTTGAGGTGGGTGTAGTGGATGTGGTGGGGGTTACTGTTGAGGTGGATGTAGTGGTGTGAGTTGAGGTGGACGTAGTCGTGGGAGTTGAGGTGGATGTAGTGGTGGGAGTTGAAGTGGATGTGGCTGTGGTTGAGGTGGACATAGTTGATGTGGGGGTTACTGTTGAGGTGGACATAGTGGTAGGCATTGAGGTGGATGTTGTGGTGGGGGTTACTGTTGAGGTGGATGTAGTGGTGGGAGATGAGGTGGATGTAATCATGGGAGTTGAGGTGGACATGGTGGTGGGGGTGGTTGAGGTGGATATAGTCGATGTGGGGGTTACTGTTGAGGTGGATATAGTAGTGTGAATTGAGGTGGATGTAGTGGTCGATGTCCTGGGGGTTACTGTTGATGTGGACGTAGTAGTGGGGGTTACTGTTGAGGTGGACGTAGTGGTGGGGGTAATTGTTGAGGTTGACATGGTGGGGGATGTGGATGTAGTCAATGTGGTGGGAGTTACTGTTGGGGTGGACGTTGTGGTGGGGGTTGTGGATGTAGTCAATGTGGTGGG
Coding sequences within:
- the LOC115079489 gene encoding uncharacterized protein PB18E9.04c-like — translated: LTTTSTPTVTPTTIATSTVTPTTLTTSTTPTTSTSTITPTTTSTSTVTPRTSTTTSTSTPTTTSTSTVTPTTMSTSTHTTTSTSTVTPTTTSTSTHISMSTSTVTPTTTSTSMPSTTSTSTVTPTSPMSTSTTPTTTSTLTPTTSSTSTPTTTSTSTPTTTSTSTVTPTTTSTSTHTTTSTSTVTPTTSTTPTSTLTPMTTSTSTHTTTSTSTVTPTTSTSSTTTPTTTSTSTITPTTTSTSTVTPTTLTTSTTTTTSTPTETPTTIATSTVTPTTSTSTITSTTTSTSTPTTTSTSTVTPTTTSTSTVTPTTSSTSTHTTTSTSTVTPTLTMSTSTTPTTMSTSTPITTIHLISHHYIHLNSNPHDYVHLNSHHYVHLNSNPYHYVHLNSNPHHIDYIHNHHHNIHPNRNPHHYSHLNSNPHHIDYIHNPHHVNLNNYPHHYVHLNCNPHHNHPQHIHHNPHHNFHLNSNPHHIHYIHLNSNPHHNHCIHLNSNPHHNHYIHLNS